TATATAATTAATAACAAAAGTACGTTCATTCGGTTGTATATTTATTTGTAATTGCCATGAAAAAAACAATTTGCATACTGCTTATTTTATTATGCCATTTTTGTAATGCTCAGAATGCAGCGCAGGCAAGCTTTTTGACGTCGTTTAATTTTGAGCAGTTTACCGGCGGTATCATATTGGTGAAGGCAACCCTGAACAATTTTCCTGATTCATTAAATTTTATTTTAGACACCGGTAGTGGCGGTATCTCGCTCGATTCAACTACTTGCGTAGAGCATGGATTAGATCCTGTACCCTCTGATACCACCATTACTGGTATGGGAGGCGCACGAAAAGTAAAATTTCTATTTAATCAAACACTTCATTTACCCGGCTTGGCAATCAGTGGCTTAAATTTTCATATTAATGATTATAGCTTACTTACCAGCGTATATGGAGAAAGAATTGATGGGGTGATCGGTTACGGATTTTTTAACAGGTATATAGTGAGAATAGACTTTGACAGTACAAAGATTGAAATATACCGTCCCGGTAAAATTCAATATCCAAAGCAAGGCTATTTGTTACATCCTCTGTTTACAAGTATTCCAATACAATCAGTACAGTTAACAGATGCTCGTCCTATCGATTTTAATTTTTATTTTGATACCGGCGCCGGTATTTGCTTTTTAATGAGCGAACAGTTTGCACAGGATAGCGCTGTTTTATTATCAAAGAGAAAACCTGTTGCCACTTTTGCTGAAGGTGTTGGTGGCCGATTGCAGATGCACTTGACAGTGGTGAATAAAATACGTATTGGCAAATACAAGTTTAGAAAGGTACCTGCTTATATTTATAAAGATGATTACAACGTAACATCTTACCCTTATATAGGTGGATTGATTGGGAATGATCTATGGCGTCGTTTTAATTTAATGATCAATTATCCCAACAGGGAAATTTATTTGACTCCTAATACTCATTTCAGAGATGCTTTCGATTATGCTTACACCGGAGTGTCGCTTTACTATGAAAACAGCTTAATTGTGGTTGATAATATTGCACCGGGTTCTCCTGCCGAAAAAGCCGGTTTAAAAAAAGATGATATTGTAATAGGTGTTTCTAATAATTTCAGCAATAATATCCAGCAGTATAAATTGTTGCTGCAATCCCCTCATGAAAAAATAAGATTATACATCAATCGGAACGGACAATTATTAGACCTTATTTTAAAACCCCAAAGTATTTTATAAAATATTTCAGTGAAGAATCTTATCCCTTGAAGCTTGCTTCTTGTAACTTACCTTTGCCGCATGATTCACTACGAGAAATTTACCCTAAGCAATGGCTTGCGAGTTTTAGTGCATCCCGATAAAAGTACGCCCATGGCGGTTATCAACGTTATGTACGATGTGGGAGCAAAAGATGAAAATCCTGACAAAACCGGCTTTGCGCATCTATTTGAACACTTAATGTTTGGTGGCAGCATCAACATTCCAAGTTATGACGAACCCTTGCAATTGGCAGGTGGTGAAAACAATGCGTTTACCACAAATGATCTAACAAACTATCATTGCCAGTTGCCGGCAGAAAATATTGAAACAGCTTTTTGGCTGGAAAGCGACAGAATGCTAAGCCTTGGCTTCAACGAGAAAAGCTTAGAAGTGCAACGCAAAGTTGTTAGCGAAGAATTTAAAGAACATTACATTAATAAACCTTATGGTGATGTTTGGCATCAGATAAGAGAGCTGGCATATACAACACATCCTTATAAATGGATGACGATCGGTAAAGAATTAAGTCATGTTGAAAATGCAACCTTGCAGGATGTAAAAGACTTTTTCTTTAAACACTATACACCAATCAATGCCATCCTGGTGGTTGCAGGTAACGTAGAAGTTGATAAAATAAAAGAATTGGCTGAAAAATGGTTTGGTCCTATTCCCGCAGGAACAAAATATCAACGCAATATTCCTATTGAGCCCGAACAAAAAATTGCCCGTAAAAAACAAGTACACGCCAATGTTCCGTTGGATGCATTGTATAAAGTATGGCACATCTACCCCCGTTTAGATAAAAGATATTACACGGTTGATTTAATGACCGAGATATTGAGTGGTGGCGGTTCTTCACGTTTAGTGCAATCATTGGTAAAAGAAAAGCAATTGTTCAGTGGTATCAGCTGTTATCATTTAGGAAGCACAGATGCAGGCTTACTAACTATTGAAGGCAAATTAGTAAAAGGCGTTAAGATGGAAGATGCTGAAGCCGCACTCAATCATGAATTACAATTATTACAACAACAAGGTATTTCCGAAGAAGAATTGCATAAAGTGATCAACAAAACAGAAAGTCTGCTTTCTTTTGAAGACATGAGCGTAGAAAATCGTGCAACCAAATTAGCCATGTACGAGTTGTTGGGGGATGTATCCTTAATAAATACAGAACTCGATAATTACCAGTCTGTAACCGCAGAAGAAATTGTAAACGAAGCAAAAAAAGTTTTTGACCCCAATAATAGTAATACGTTATACTACTATTCAAATAATTAAAGATGATCGACAGAACAATAGCTCCATCCATAAAAGACGCAGTAGAATTTGATCTAAAATTAAAGCCATACGAAAAATTTGTATTAGACAATGGCGTAGAAGTATATGCTGTAGATGCAGGTGTACAGGAAGTATTGCAATTGGAATTAGTATTGTATGCAGGCAATAGTTTTGAAACACAAAATGCTGTAGCCACTGCAACTAATTACATGTTAAAGTCGGGCACATCCGGTAAAACAGCCTTTCAATTAAACGAACACTTTGAATATTACGGTTCATTTTGCAAGCGGGCTTGTTATAATGAAACAGCTGTTTTCTCTTTGCATTCACTAACCAAACATTTATCACACTTATTACCTGTAATGAGTGAAATGCTTACTGATTCTATCTTTCCTGAAAATGAATTGAGTATCTATAAGCAAAACACCAAGCAAGCGTTGGCTGTTAGTTTAAAGAAAAGTGATTTTGTTGCAAACAGGATGATCGATGTTTATCTTTTTGGAAAAGATCATCCGTATGGAAAATATAACAATGCCGAAGATTATGATGCACTACAAACGGAACAACTTAAAAAATATTACCAACAATATTATTTAAATGGTAACTGTGTAATTTTTGTTGCGGGTAAATTACCTAAAGATTTGTTTCAACAACTCAATAACAATTTTGGCAAGCTAGCCTTACGTCCAAAACCTTCAGCTTTAGACCTTTTATCTCCTTCTCCGGTGGTAGAAAAAAAATATCGTTTGCAAAACGATGATAATGGTGTACAGGGTTCAATAAGAGTAGGAAGAGATTTTCCCAATCGCCATCACCCTGATTTTGCAAAAGCAATGGTGTTGAATAGTTTGCTTGGCGGTTTCTTTGGTTCACGTTTAATGAGCAACATCCGTGAAGATAAAGGTTATACCTACGGTATATACAGCTATCTCCAAAACAGTATTCAGCAAAGCGCATGGATAATCAGCACAGAAGTCGGGCGTGATGTTTGTGAGCCAGCTATCAAAGAAATTTATCATGAACTTAAAACATTGCAGGATAAGTTAGTAAGTGATGAAGAATTATTATTGGTACGCAATTTTATGATGGGCAGTATTCTCGGTGATTTAGATGGCCCGTTCCAGATCATCGGCAGATGGAAAAATCTTATTTTAAATAACCTGGATGAACAATACTTTTATAGTTCAGTCAACACTATAAAAAATATTACCGCGGCTGAAATAAAACAGTTGGCAGAAAAATATTTTAACCCGCAAGATTTCTACGAATTAGTCGTTATATAAGCAATGAAGTTTTTATTAAAAATATTGATCACTACCGTTAATGTTTTTATACTGGCGTATATATTACCGGGCGTTGATATTGTGAATAACAATATTTTTACGGCAGTAATAGTGGCGTTTGTATTAGCCATTTTGGATTCATTTGTAAAGCCAATATTGATCTTATTTACGCTACCCGCTACCATTTTCACGCTCGGTTTGTTTTTGTTTGTCATCAATGCCTGTATTATTTTGATCGGCGCATATTTTGTACACGGTTTTAAAGTAGATAGCTTCTGGCATGCATTATTGTTCAGCGTATTCCTTTCATTTTTCAATTCTTTCATTCACAAACGAGCCTTTTCCGACGAAAAGGGTAATAAATAGTTATCCTCGCCGACTGTATTTGTTTTCTCAAAAACAACCAATAAATTGTGTATGATTTTTGGGAACAAACATTGTGCTGTTATTAAGCATCGTTGTGTCACTCCCTTGTACGGCATACCATTATTGAACTTATTTCACACAGCGTCACTAAGAATACAAAGTAAACAAAGGTATTGCGTTGTTTCTCTGTGTCCTTTGTGTGAAATTTAAGCTGAGAGAAACAAAACAAAATGCAATTCAATCGCAAACAATATAACAACGAATTACTCATCAATCTTTATAAGAGCCTTCTTTATCCAAGATTGATAGAAGAAAAAATGCTGTTGTTATTACGACAAGGAAAAATCTCAAAATGGTTTAGCGGCATCGGTCAGGAAGCAATAGCAACAGGCGTTACCATGGCGTTGCAAACTGATGAATGGATAATGCCTTTGCATCGCAATCTCGGCGTATTTACCACACGACAAATGCCTTTGAATAAATTATTCAAACAATGGCAAGGCAATAAAGACGGTTATAGCAAAGGAAGAGAAAGAAGCTTTCATTTCGGAAGTAAGGAATATCACATCTGCGGAATGATCTCACATCTGGGACCACAACTGGCATTAGCAGATGGCGTTGCATTAGCACATAAACTAAGAAAAGAAAATAAAGTGTCTGTTGCTTTTACCGGTGAAGGCGGTACCAGCGAAGGCGATTTTCATGAGGCATTAAATGTTGCCGCTGTGTGGGATCTTCCTGTAATATTCATTGTTGAAAATAATGGCTATGCATTAAGTACACCAATCGAAGAACAGTTTCGCTGTTACAGCATAGTGGACAAAGCAAAAGGTTACGGCATGGAAGGTGTTCGGATTGATGGTAATAATGTATTGGAAGTGTATGATACTATAAAAGGAGTAAGAGAGTATTGCATCAAGTATCAAAAGCCATATTTAATTGAATGTATGACCTTTCGCATGCGTGGACATGAAGAAGCAAGCGGCACCAAATATGTTCCGCAACGGCTATTCGACTTATGGGAAAAGCAAGATCCCATTAAAAACTATGAACGTTTTTTATTGGACCAAAAAATTTTAACCGATCAAGCAGTTGTGGCTACACGAAACGACTTGCACGCTAAAATTGAAGAAGAACTGCAGATTGCTTATACAGCTCAACCAGTTTCACCAAATACTGAAGAAGAATTAAATGATGTATATGCTCCTAAACTACAAAGCATAAACTTAGCGCCACAAGCAAAAAAAAGCTCACGCTTTACTTCGCCTGCACCTTCTTTTGATCCTTCAGATCTCACGTCTCACCCATTACGTTTCATCGACGCTGTTCAACAAGCGCTTCGTCAATCCATGCAAAAACATTCTAACCTTGTTTTAATGGGACAGGACATTGCAGAATATGGCGGTGCTTTTAAAATAACAGAAGGCTTTGTGCAGGAGTTTGGAAAAGAAAGAGTGCGTAATACTCCCATCTGCGAAAGCGCTATAATCGGTGCCGGACTTGGGTTGAGCATTGAAGGGTATAAAAGTGTTGTTGAAATGCAGTTTGCCGATTTTGTAACAATGGGCTTTAACCAGATCGTAAATAATCTTGCTAAATCATATTATCGCTGGGGGCAAAATGCAGATGTAGTTATACGAATGCCAACAGGCGGCGGCGTTGGAGCAGGACCTTTTCACAGTCAAAGCAATGAAGCATGGTTCACGCATGTGCCTGGCTTAAAAGTGGTGTATCCTTCTTCGCCTGCGGATGCAAAAGGATTACTCATTGCAGCAATCAACGATCCTAACCCTGTTTTATTTTTTGAACACAAGGCTTTGTACAGAAGCGTTACCGGCGATGTTCCGGAAGAATATTATGAAACAGCAATTGGAAAAGCAACACATGTTCGTACAGGCGCTGACGTTAGTATTATAACTTATGGCATTGGCGTTCATTGGGCGTTGGAATTTGTAAAAGCAAATCCCGGCATTGATATAGATATTTTAGACCTGCGAACTTTGCTGCCACTG
The Ferruginibacter albus DNA segment above includes these coding regions:
- a CDS encoding alpha-ketoacid dehydrogenase subunit alpha/beta — its product is MQFNRKQYNNELLINLYKSLLYPRLIEEKMLLLLRQGKISKWFSGIGQEAIATGVTMALQTDEWIMPLHRNLGVFTTRQMPLNKLFKQWQGNKDGYSKGRERSFHFGSKEYHICGMISHLGPQLALADGVALAHKLRKENKVSVAFTGEGGTSEGDFHEALNVAAVWDLPVIFIVENNGYALSTPIEEQFRCYSIVDKAKGYGMEGVRIDGNNVLEVYDTIKGVREYCIKYQKPYLIECMTFRMRGHEEASGTKYVPQRLFDLWEKQDPIKNYERFLLDQKILTDQAVVATRNDLHAKIEEELQIAYTAQPVSPNTEEELNDVYAPKLQSINLAPQAKKSSRFTSPAPSFDPSDLTSHPLRFIDAVQQALRQSMQKHSNLVLMGQDIAEYGGAFKITEGFVQEFGKERVRNTPICESAIIGAGLGLSIEGYKSVVEMQFADFVTMGFNQIVNNLAKSYYRWGQNADVVIRMPTGGGVGAGPFHSQSNEAWFTHVPGLKVVYPSSPADAKGLLIAAINDPNPVLFFEHKALYRSVTGDVPEEYYETAIGKATHVRTGADVSIITYGIGVHWALEFVKANPGIDIDILDLRTLLPLDHDAIRSSVARTGKVLLLHEDTLTGGIGGEIAAWIAEHCFDVLDAPIMRCASLDTPIPFNIDLEKNFMAYSRLKESIHKLMKY
- a CDS encoding M16 family metallopeptidase, with product MIDRTIAPSIKDAVEFDLKLKPYEKFVLDNGVEVYAVDAGVQEVLQLELVLYAGNSFETQNAVATATNYMLKSGTSGKTAFQLNEHFEYYGSFCKRACYNETAVFSLHSLTKHLSHLLPVMSEMLTDSIFPENELSIYKQNTKQALAVSLKKSDFVANRMIDVYLFGKDHPYGKYNNAEDYDALQTEQLKKYYQQYYLNGNCVIFVAGKLPKDLFQQLNNNFGKLALRPKPSALDLLSPSPVVEKKYRLQNDDNGVQGSIRVGRDFPNRHHPDFAKAMVLNSLLGGFFGSRLMSNIREDKGYTYGIYSYLQNSIQQSAWIISTEVGRDVCEPAIKEIYHELKTLQDKLVSDEELLLVRNFMMGSILGDLDGPFQIIGRWKNLILNNLDEQYFYSSVNTIKNITAAEIKQLAEKYFNPQDFYELVVI
- a CDS encoding aspartyl protease family protein, translated to MKKTICILLILLCHFCNAQNAAQASFLTSFNFEQFTGGIILVKATLNNFPDSLNFILDTGSGGISLDSTTCVEHGLDPVPSDTTITGMGGARKVKFLFNQTLHLPGLAISGLNFHINDYSLLTSVYGERIDGVIGYGFFNRYIVRIDFDSTKIEIYRPGKIQYPKQGYLLHPLFTSIPIQSVQLTDARPIDFNFYFDTGAGICFLMSEQFAQDSAVLLSKRKPVATFAEGVGGRLQMHLTVVNKIRIGKYKFRKVPAYIYKDDYNVTSYPYIGGLIGNDLWRRFNLMINYPNREIYLTPNTHFRDAFDYAYTGVSLYYENSLIVVDNIAPGSPAEKAGLKKDDIVIGVSNNFSNNIQQYKLLLQSPHEKIRLYINRNGQLLDLILKPQSIL
- a CDS encoding M16 family metallopeptidase yields the protein MIHYEKFTLSNGLRVLVHPDKSTPMAVINVMYDVGAKDENPDKTGFAHLFEHLMFGGSINIPSYDEPLQLAGGENNAFTTNDLTNYHCQLPAENIETAFWLESDRMLSLGFNEKSLEVQRKVVSEEFKEHYINKPYGDVWHQIRELAYTTHPYKWMTIGKELSHVENATLQDVKDFFFKHYTPINAILVVAGNVEVDKIKELAEKWFGPIPAGTKYQRNIPIEPEQKIARKKQVHANVPLDALYKVWHIYPRLDKRYYTVDLMTEILSGGGSSRLVQSLVKEKQLFSGISCYHLGSTDAGLLTIEGKLVKGVKMEDAEAALNHELQLLQQQGISEEELHKVINKTESLLSFEDMSVENRATKLAMYELLGDVSLINTELDNYQSVTAEEIVNEAKKVFDPNNSNTLYYYSNN
- a CDS encoding phage holin family protein, whose amino-acid sequence is MKFLLKILITTVNVFILAYILPGVDIVNNNIFTAVIVAFVLAILDSFVKPILILFTLPATIFTLGLFLFVINACIILIGAYFVHGFKVDSFWHALLFSVFLSFFNSFIHKRAFSDEKGNK